TCCAGTCTGGTGTGCGAGTTTCTGCGCGGGCGTGGCTACGACGTGGAATACAACCACCCCTACAAGGGTGTGGAGCTGGTGCGCCGCTACGGCAAACCCGAGGAGCACCGCCACAGCATCCAGATCGAGATCAACCGGCGCATCTACATGAACGAAGAAACGCTGGAGATCGTGCAGCCGGGATTCGACAAGCTCAAAGGCGACCTGCGCGATCTGGTCGAGCAACTTCTCAAAACCGATCCACGCAAGCTCTGAAAACAGCACATCCCCGGTTTTCAAGCAGCGGACCTGAGAAGCTCATGCGGCGCTTGAATAGACAACCCCAACGCAGAGACAGGGCCTGAGACGAGGCGCTGCCGACGCGGACAGTACTTCGGTACGGCAAGGAGGCACAACGAAGGATCAGGCCCTGTATCTGCGTCTCAAAACGACCAACCCATCGAAGCCAAAGGCTTCGTCAGCCACAACACAAGAAATCAAGTACCGCAGTGCTTGAGCGGCTTGCCGAGCAGGGCGGTGCGCAACTGGCCCTCGGCCTTGGCTCGCAACGCATCATCGGCGGTGGGCAGGCGCAGGGTGTAGACGTTGGTCTCCTTGCGCTCGACCACGACCTTGGCGGTGCGCACGCCCTTGGACGTCAGTTGCGAGAGCGCGCGCTGTGCGGCTTCGTCCGTCGAGAAACGGCCCAGCGACAGACCGGGCTCGAAGGCCGCGCCGGGGCGGTCGTAGTCGATCTGCAGGTTCTTGAGTTCGGAGCGCTTCTTGGCGACGGCGTCGTCATCGGGCAGCTTGCCGATGTAGACCATCCAGCGACCGGGAACGGGCGTGGGGTCGAACCTCCAGCTGTTGGCCGGCAGCGCACTTTGGGCGGCGATGCGCAGGGTCTGCATCTGCTGCTCGTCGTACGAGCCCGCTTGCAGGCAGACCGTGCGTTGCGGTGGCGTGGCAGGAGCGGGCGCTGATGCGGCGGGCACGGGCGTTGGAGCAGCAGCCACAGCGACGGACGCGGCACTGGCTGGCGCGCTGGGCGTGGACGCGGGTGCCGATGCTGCAGAAGCTGCCGCAACAGTCGCTGACGCAGCCGAGGCTGATGCCTGCGCGGCCACGCTCACGGGCGTCACCTGCATCTTCTGCGGATCGATCTGCTGGTTCAGCCGCTGGGGCTCGGACTGCACGGTCGGGCCGTAGCCCATGTCGCGCAGCATGCCCTGCGACCATGCGTAGTAGCCCGCATTGGCGAGCAGCAGAACGATGACGGCGATGCGCAGCATGATGTGGTGATCCCTCTTGTCGATTCGTGTTTTTCTGGGTGCGACGTGGTTTTATGCCGATGGTCCCGGCAGCGGCTGACCGGCCGGTCGCACGCTGATGTCGGCGCTGGTGATGGCCTGCACGCCCGCAGCGGTTTCGACCAGCAGGGTGCCATCATCGCTCACGCCGCGCGCTTCACCGCTTTCGCCGTTGCTCAGATTTACCGTGCGTCCACGCAGCAGGTCGCGTTGTTCAAAACGTTGCTTGAACGGCGCAAAGCCGGTGCGCGCAAAGGTCTGCAGCGTCTGGATGAGCGGCGGGATGATGGCGAGCAGCGCTTCGGGCGCGGTCCAGCGGGCGTCGATTTCGGTGAGGCAGGCGGGCTGCGTCGTCATGCCGTCGCCGGGGCGCGGCAGCACGTTCAGGCCGATGCCGACCACCACATAGCGCAGTGCGTTGTCGGGCTCGGTGGCGTACATGCCTTGCGGGGCGACGAAGCTCGCGGTCTCGACCAGGATGCCGCCGAACTTGCGGTCGCCCGACAGCCACAGGTCGTTGGGCCATTTGAGGCCGACGCGCGGCACGCCGCTGTCATCGCGCGGAATCTCGGGCTGGATGCTGTCCGCCACGCTCACACCCACGGCCAGCGACAGGCCGGACCACTCCTTGGGGCGGATCGGCAGGCCGAGCGACATCATCAGCGATGCGGGGCCATGGTCCTCGGCATGCTCGGTCTCCTGGCTTTGCCAGGGGCGGCCGAGGCGGCCACGGCCTGCGGTCTGCTCTTCGGTGACCAGCAGAATCGGTTCGCAGCGCCCGGCGCGCGCGCGGCGCATGAGTTCGGTGTTGGTCGAATCGATGGAGGGCACGACCTCGACGCTGAAATCGGGCACGGAGCCCACCACAGCCTGCCAGATGGCTTCCGAAGGCCAGCGGATGGGCGGGCGTGCGGCCGAGGCGTTTCTCGCGCTGTCGTCGCTCACTTTTTGCTGTCCTTGGCCTTGGTTGGCTTCTTGTCCTTGTTTTTTGCGGGTTTTTTGTCCGAGGTCGTGGGCTTGTCGGATTTCTTGTCGGCCTTCTTCTCTGCCTTCTTGTCGGACGGCTTGGCCGTCTTCTTCTCGGATTTTTTGGAGGATTCAGCTATCTTTTTTGCATCCGATTTGGCTTCGGAAGCAGGTTTTTCGGCTTTTTTCTTCGTTTTCACCGGCTCCATGCCCTTGGGCGCCCAGCCGCGCTTGGGGGCCAGCAGGGTGCCGCGGCAGTCATCACTGCCACACCAGCAGGGATATTCGGCTTTGAGTTTCGGGGTATAACGCTCTTCGATAATCAGGCCGTAGTCGTAATTGAGCTCTTCGCCTGCGTGGATATTGCGCAGGGCAGTGATGAAAATCCGGCCGTCGATTTCATCTGCAAAACAGTTGGGATCGCAGCTGTGGTTGATCCAGCGCGCGGAGTTTCCGCCGCGCTTGGCATCGATGACGCGGTCTTCGTCCACATGGAAATAGAACGTGTGATTGGGCTGCTTGGGATCGTGCGGATGCCGATCCTGCGCTTCCTGCCAGCCGATGACCTCGCCGATGTACTCGATGAGAACTTCGCCCTCCGCGATGTCCTCCAGAGCAAAGACGCCCTTGCCATGCACGCCCGAGCGGCGAGTCTGGATGCGGCGGCCCGGCGGGATAGTCGGGATATTCGAGGGTGCGTTGCGGGCCATGGCTGAAAACTCTGTTAATTTGAATATGTACACATGCGTGCGCGTGCGCGCGTGAAGCCGAATTGTAGAAGCGCCGTAAAGGCCAACCCACACAAATGAATAAAACGCTGGTCATTGCAGAAAAACCGTCGGTTGCACAAGACATCGTGCGTGCCCTCACGCCCGTTGCCGGCAAGTTCGACAAACACGAAGATCATTTCGAGAACGACCGCTACGTGGTCACCAGTGCCGTGGGCCATCTGGTCGAGATCCAGGCCCCCGAGCAGTTCGATGTGAAGCGCGGCAAATGGAGCTTTGCGCACCTGCCGGTGATTCCGCCGTTCTTCGACCTGAAGCCGGTCGACAAGACCAAGACGCGCCTGAACGCCGTGGTCAAGCAGGCCAAGCGCAAGGACGTCACCGAACTCATCAACGCCTGTGACGCGGGCCGCGAAGGCGAGCTGATCTTCCGCCTGATCGAGCAATACGCGGGCGGTGCCAAGGGCGCTTTGGGCAAGCCGGTGCAGCGCCTGTGGCTGCAGAGCATGACGCCGCAAGCGATCCGCGACGGCTTCAACCAGCTGCGCTCGGACAAGCAGATGCAGGGCCTGGCCAACGCCGCCCGCAGCCGCTCCGAGGCCGACTGGCTGGTCGGCATCAACGGCACGCGTGCGATGACCGCGTTCAACTCGCGCGATGGCGGCTTCTTCCTGACCACCGTGGGCCGCGTGCAGACGCCGACGCTGTCGCTGGTGGTCGAGCGCGAAGAAAAGATTCGCAAGTTCGTGAGCCGCGACTATTGGGAAGTGCACGCAGGCTTTCACGCCGAGGCGGGCGAGTATCTGGGCAAGTGGTTCGACCCCAAGTGGAAGAAGAGCGAAGACGCCGAAGCCCGCGCCGACCGCCTGTGGAACCATAAGGACGCCGTGGCAATTGCCGAGGCCGTGCGCGGCAAGCCAGCGACCGTCACCGAAGAATCCAAGCCCACCACGCAGGCATCGCCGCTGCTGTTCGACCTGACCAGCCTGCAGCGCGAGGCCAACGGCAAGTTCGGCTTTTCCGCCAAGACCACGCTCGCGCTTGCGCAGAGCCTGTATGAACGCCACAAGGCGCTGACCTACCCGCGTACCGATTCGCGCGCGCTGCCTGAGGACTATCTGCCGGTCGCCAAGCAGACCTTCGACATGCTGGCGCACAGCGGCATGCGCCATCTCGCACCGTTTGCGCAGCAGGCGATCAACGACAACTACATCCGTCCGTCGAAGCGCATCTTCGACAACAGCAAGGTGTCGGATCACTTTGCCATCATCCCGACCACGCAGGCACCAAGCGGCCTGTCGGAAGCCGAACAGAAGCTGTACGACCTGGTCGTGCGCCGCTTCATGGCAGTGTTCTTCCCGAGCGCCGAACACCAGGTGACGACCCGCATCAGCCAGGTCGTGGGCCACAGCTTCAAGACCGAAGGCAAGGTGCTGGTCAAGCCGGGTTGGCTGGCCATCTACGGCAAGGAAGCGGCCAACGAAGTCGAAGGCGGCAAGGAAGGCGACAAGGGCCAGCCGCTGGTGGCCGTCAAGCCCGGCGAAACGCCGCGCACCGAACATGCCGATGCCAAGGGTTTGAAGACCAAGCCGCCCGCACGCTACTCGGAAGCCACGCTGCTGGGCGCGATGGAAAGCGCGGGCAAGCAGATCGACGACGATGAATTGCGCGAAGCCATGCAGGAAAAGGGCCTGGGCACACCAGCCACGCGCGCGGCCATCATCGAAGGTTTGATCACCGAAAAATACATGCTGCGCGAAGGCCGCGAGCTGATCCCCACGGCCAAGGCGTTCCAGCTCATGACGCTGCTGCGTGGCTTGGGCGTGGAAGAACTCTCGCGCGCCGACCTGACCGGCGAGTGGGAGTACAAGCTCTCGCAGATGGAAAAGGGCCAGCTCTCGCGCGAAGCCTTCATGCAGCAGATCCAGGCGATGACGGAAAAGCTCGTCAAGAAGGCCAAGGAATACGACCGCGACACCATCCCCGGCGACTACGCGACGCTGGAAACCCCATGCCCCAACTGCGGCGGCGTGGTCAAGGAAAACTACCGCCGCTTTGCCTGCACCGGCAAGGCCGGTGGCGATGGCGCAGGTTGCGGTTTCTCGTTCACCAAGTCGCCCGCAGGCCGCACGTTCGAAACGCAGGAAGCCGAAACGCTGGTGCGCGACCGTCGCATCGGCCCGCTGGAAGGCTTCCGCTCCAAGGCGGGTTGGCCGTTCACGGCCGAAGTCGCCATCGTGTGCGATGAAGAGAACAACAACTACAAGCTCGAATTCGACTTTGGCGACGACAAGGCCGATGAAGAGTCGGGCGAACTGGTCGACTTCTCCGCGCAGGAAAGTCTGGGCAAGTGCCCGGTCTGCGGCGCGCCCGTGTACGAGCATGGCGCGAACTATGTGTGCAGCAAGTCCGTTCCCACGCAGGCGCAACCCACGCCGAGCTGCAAGTTCAAGAGCGGCAAGATCATCCTGCAGCAACCCATCGAGCGCACGCAGATGAACAAGCTGCTGGAAACCGGCAAGACCGATCTGCTCGACAAGTTCGTGAGCATGCGCACGCGCCGCGCGTTCAAGGCCTTCCTGGTGTGGGATGCCAATGAAAGCAAGGTGAATTTCGAATTCGAGAAGCGCGACTCGAAGTTCCCACCGCGCAAGACGGCAGCAGGTGCGGCAGCGAAGACTCCTGCAGCCAAGAAGACCACGGCAGCGGCCAAGAAAGCGCCTGCTGCGAAGAAGGCCGCGACCAAGAAGGCACCTGCGGCAGGCACTTTGAAGCCAAGCGCAGAGCTGGCCGCGGTGATCGGCGACGGCACCGTCTCACGCCCCGAAGTGGTCAAGAAAATCTGGGACTACATCAAGGCCAACAATCTGCAGGATCCGGCGGACAAGCGTTCGGTGATTGCCGATGCGAAGCTGCTACCTGTCTTCGGCAAGGATAAAGTGACGATGTTTGAAATTGCTGGCATTGTCGGCAAGCACATCAGCTGATTTTTGTTTTTGAGACGAGGCCTTGGCGGCCTCGATGAGTCGCTCGTTTTGAGATGACGATATGGCCTCTCATGCTTTGTTGCAAAGCCTTGGCCAGTACGAAAGTACTGTCTGCGGCTTTGCGTCGCGCCTGAGGGGCCATCTCGTCATTGGGGTGGGTGATTCGAGCGTCCTGCACGCTGCTGAGTTCGCTGTCTTTTAATACCAAGGCCTTGTGGATTGACGTTGTGCTGATCTGTGCTTTTTTGAGATTGATCTTGTTCAGTCGTATGTAGTTTGGGTTGGGCTGAATATGACCCATCACATGCATGCATGATTAATCAATGAACCACCCCGGAACCCTGATGTAGAGTGGTTTTCACTCATATGTTCAGTGTTTCGAGGGAGGTTGAAGTGCTCAATTTGCGAGGCGCAAAACGCGTCGTTATTCTGGGTGGAGGGACTGCGGGCTGGTTTGCTGCTTTGTCGCTTCGCAAGATTTTCAGTGCGGCGGTGGAGGTTCGGGTGATCGAGTCTTCGCAGATCGGCATTGTGGGGGTGGGCGAGGGAGGGCTGCTCAATCTGCAGAGTGCGCTGCTTTCGCTGGACATCGATCTGGACGATTTCGTGCGCGAGACGCATGCCACCTACAAGTGGGGCTTCAGCTACGAGGGCTGGCGCACGGGCGAGAAGGACGACCGGTATTTCCACCCGTTTGCGTCGTCGGACGGTGTGGCCTCCAAATGGGAAAAGAGCGGCAGCTTTCCGCTGATTGCCGCGATGATCCACAACGGCATTCCCATGCCGGACTACCTGCGCGGCATGGACCTCATCAAGGGCAATGCGAGCCAGCAGGAGGCCAAGAAGGCGCTGGATGCCAAAGAAGTGGACATCATCAGTTCCTTCCATTTCGACAGCT
This genomic stretch from Diaphorobacter sp. HDW4B harbors:
- a CDS encoding SPOR domain-containing protein codes for the protein MLRIAVIVLLLANAGYYAWSQGMLRDMGYGPTVQSEPQRLNQQIDPQKMQVTPVSVAAQASASAASATVAAASAASAPASTPSAPASAASVAVAAAPTPVPAASAPAPATPPQRTVCLQAGSYDEQQMQTLRIAAQSALPANSWRFDPTPVPGRWMVYIGKLPDDDAVAKKRSELKNLQIDYDRPGAAFEPGLSLGRFSTDEAAQRALSQLTSKGVRTAKVVVERKETNVYTLRLPTADDALRAKAEGQLRTALLGKPLKHCGT
- a CDS encoding biotin--[acetyl-CoA-carboxylase] ligase, which encodes MSDDSARNASAARPPIRWPSEAIWQAVVGSVPDFSVEVVPSIDSTNTELMRRARAGRCEPILLVTEEQTAGRGRLGRPWQSQETEHAEDHGPASLMMSLGLPIRPKEWSGLSLAVGVSVADSIQPEIPRDDSGVPRVGLKWPNDLWLSGDRKFGGILVETASFVAPQGMYATEPDNALRYVVVGIGLNVLPRPGDGMTTQPACLTEIDARWTAPEALLAIIPPLIQTLQTFARTGFAPFKQRFEQRDLLRGRTVNLSNGESGEARGVSDDGTLLVETAAGVQAITSADISVRPAGQPLPGPSA
- a CDS encoding SET domain-containing protein-lysine N-methyltransferase — protein: MARNAPSNIPTIPPGRRIQTRRSGVHGKGVFALEDIAEGEVLIEYIGEVIGWQEAQDRHPHDPKQPNHTFYFHVDEDRVIDAKRGGNSARWINHSCDPNCFADEIDGRIFITALRNIHAGEELNYDYGLIIEERYTPKLKAEYPCWCGSDDCRGTLLAPKRGWAPKGMEPVKTKKKAEKPASEAKSDAKKIAESSKKSEKKTAKPSDKKAEKKADKKSDKPTTSDKKPAKNKDKKPTKAKDSKK
- a CDS encoding DNA topoisomerase III, producing MNKTLVIAEKPSVAQDIVRALTPVAGKFDKHEDHFENDRYVVTSAVGHLVEIQAPEQFDVKRGKWSFAHLPVIPPFFDLKPVDKTKTRLNAVVKQAKRKDVTELINACDAGREGELIFRLIEQYAGGAKGALGKPVQRLWLQSMTPQAIRDGFNQLRSDKQMQGLANAARSRSEADWLVGINGTRAMTAFNSRDGGFFLTTVGRVQTPTLSLVVEREEKIRKFVSRDYWEVHAGFHAEAGEYLGKWFDPKWKKSEDAEARADRLWNHKDAVAIAEAVRGKPATVTEESKPTTQASPLLFDLTSLQREANGKFGFSAKTTLALAQSLYERHKALTYPRTDSRALPEDYLPVAKQTFDMLAHSGMRHLAPFAQQAINDNYIRPSKRIFDNSKVSDHFAIIPTTQAPSGLSEAEQKLYDLVVRRFMAVFFPSAEHQVTTRISQVVGHSFKTEGKVLVKPGWLAIYGKEAANEVEGGKEGDKGQPLVAVKPGETPRTEHADAKGLKTKPPARYSEATLLGAMESAGKQIDDDELREAMQEKGLGTPATRAAIIEGLITEKYMLREGRELIPTAKAFQLMTLLRGLGVEELSRADLTGEWEYKLSQMEKGQLSREAFMQQIQAMTEKLVKKAKEYDRDTIPGDYATLETPCPNCGGVVKENYRRFACTGKAGGDGAGCGFSFTKSPAGRTFETQEAETLVRDRRIGPLEGFRSKAGWPFTAEVAIVCDEENNNYKLEFDFGDDKADEESGELVDFSAQESLGKCPVCGAPVYEHGANYVCSKSVPTQAQPTPSCKFKSGKIILQQPIERTQMNKLLETGKTDLLDKFVSMRTRRAFKAFLVWDANESKVNFEFEKRDSKFPPRKTAAGAAAKTPAAKKTTAAAKKAPAAKKAATKKAPAAGTLKPSAELAAVIGDGTVSRPEVVKKIWDYIKANNLQDPADKRSVIADAKLLPVFGKDKVTMFEIAGIVGKHIS